A DNA window from Streptomyces sp. 71268 contains the following coding sequences:
- a CDS encoding MFS transporter codes for MSSEAADDARAPGQSPKPTPDQAPPTDAGPAGPPGQPAPDAAEEAASRRARPWTLGLVCVAMFMLMLDVTVVNVALPELRTSLDAGFSDLQWVIDSYTLTLAAFLLTGGSLADRLGRKRVFTVGLVVFTLSSLVAGLAQDVLALNLARGVQGVGAAVLFSVGPALIGHEFRGKDRGMAFGLFGAVAGLALAFGPLVGGLLTDALSWRWIFLVNVPIGVAALLAGAVHLRESRQPQAHRVDWWGMVAFAASLTLLVLGFLRGESSGWTSGPILAAFAGALVLMVAFVAIGRRLGERAMFDLSLLRIPTFGGICVATFLSNATSLAAVFLQISYIQNVLGFSPWETGLRLMPMMLTLFVVAALTGGLLQTMPPGLLVGLSIGFIAAGMGLVTLVEPDSSWTALLPSMIVTGIGMGLFNPPRAAVTIGVVPPEKAGMASGMGETFQQVGVAVGIAAFGALFHHRVTDAFAASDAGGQLGDRAHEVGTAVAAEGQGQAVIDVPADLADPVAEAARSAFVSGLTDVMALCAAVCALGAVVAFAFIRRRDLHASAREGTGAEPAPDAATVPA; via the coding sequence ATGTCATCCGAAGCGGCCGACGACGCCAGGGCCCCCGGTCAGTCGCCGAAGCCCACCCCAGACCAGGCGCCACCGACGGACGCCGGGCCGGCCGGCCCGCCCGGTCAGCCGGCGCCCGACGCGGCCGAGGAGGCGGCGTCGCGGCGCGCCCGGCCGTGGACGCTGGGCCTGGTGTGCGTGGCGATGTTCATGCTGATGCTGGACGTCACCGTGGTGAACGTCGCCCTGCCCGAACTGCGCACCTCCCTGGACGCCGGCTTCTCCGACCTCCAGTGGGTCATCGACTCCTACACCCTGACCCTGGCCGCGTTCCTGCTCACCGGCGGCTCGCTGGCCGACCGGCTGGGCCGCAAGCGGGTGTTCACCGTCGGCCTGGTGGTCTTCACCCTGTCCTCGCTGGTGGCCGGCCTGGCCCAGGACGTGCTCGCGCTCAACCTGGCCCGTGGCGTCCAGGGCGTGGGCGCCGCCGTGCTGTTCTCCGTCGGCCCAGCCCTCATCGGCCACGAGTTCCGAGGCAAGGACCGTGGCATGGCCTTCGGGCTGTTCGGCGCCGTCGCCGGGCTCGCGCTGGCCTTCGGGCCGCTGGTGGGCGGGCTGCTGACGGACGCGCTGAGCTGGCGCTGGATCTTCCTGGTCAACGTGCCGATCGGGGTGGCCGCCCTGCTCGCGGGCGCGGTGCACCTGCGGGAGTCGCGGCAGCCACAGGCGCACCGCGTCGACTGGTGGGGCATGGTCGCCTTCGCGGCGTCGCTCACCCTGCTCGTGCTCGGCTTCCTGCGGGGCGAGTCCTCCGGGTGGACCAGCGGCCCCATCCTGGCGGCCTTCGCCGGGGCCCTCGTGCTCATGGTCGCCTTCGTGGCCATCGGGCGGCGCCTCGGCGAGCGGGCCATGTTCGACCTGAGCCTGCTGCGCATCCCCACCTTCGGCGGCATCTGCGTGGCCACCTTCCTCTCCAACGCGACCAGCCTCGCCGCCGTCTTCCTCCAGATCTCCTACATCCAGAACGTGCTCGGCTTCTCGCCCTGGGAGACCGGCCTGCGGCTGATGCCGATGATGCTCACGTTGTTCGTGGTGGCCGCCCTGACCGGCGGGTTGCTCCAGACCATGCCGCCGGGGCTGCTGGTGGGCCTGTCCATCGGCTTCATCGCCGCCGGCATGGGCCTGGTGACGCTGGTGGAGCCGGACAGCTCCTGGACCGCGCTGCTGCCCAGCATGATCGTCACCGGCATCGGCATGGGCCTGTTCAACCCGCCCCGCGCCGCCGTCACCATCGGCGTCGTGCCGCCCGAGAAGGCCGGCATGGCCTCCGGCATGGGGGAGACGTTCCAACAGGTGGGCGTCGCCGTCGGCATCGCCGCCTTCGGCGCGCTCTTCCACCATCGGGTCACCGACGCGTTCGCGGCCTCGGACGCCGGAGGCCAACTCGGCGACCGGGCCCATGAGGTGGGCACCGCGGTGGCCGCCGAGGGCCAGGGCCAGGCCGTCATCGACGTCCCCGCGGACCTCGCCGACCCGGTGGCCGAGGCCGCCAGGTCCGCCTTCGTCTCCGGGCTGACCGACGTGATGGCGCTGTGCGCGGCCGTGTGCGCGCTCGGCGCCGTGGTCGCCTTCGCCTTCATCCGCCGCCGTGACCTGCACGCGAGCGCGCGGGAGGGCACCGGCGCCGAGCCCGCGCCCGACGCCGCCACGGTGCCCGCCTGA
- a CDS encoding thioesterase domain-containing protein: protein MPPAAHTATGVPAAPPPATARTRPRPTHHGSVTCPRPVPDPALRLFLFHHAGGSHLLYRGWAEHFPADWEVCLVNAPGRGSLHDVGPLASSEELVAYLVRDLEPLLDRPFAFFGHSMGGLVGYELARQLAAEGRQVPCWLGVSSWGGPRAAGHAGSRATEAGEPAGGAGLARHLLPDPELRDWLRSVGGTPPELLDDDGLWAMFAPTFRGDFSVVDTWRPAPGATPPPVPLTVFGGDADAVVPPARLAGWAEHTPHFQGLHLHPGDHFYLRDHERAVARQITEALTPLLLTPAAPPQPR, encoded by the coding sequence ATGCCCCCAGCGGCGCATACCGCGACCGGCGTCCCCGCCGCGCCCCCACCCGCCACCGCGCGGACGCGGCCCCGCCCCACCCACCACGGCAGCGTCACCTGCCCACGCCCGGTGCCGGACCCCGCCCTGCGGCTGTTCCTCTTCCACCACGCCGGCGGCTCCCACCTGCTCTACCGGGGCTGGGCCGAACACTTCCCGGCCGACTGGGAGGTGTGCCTGGTCAACGCCCCCGGCCGGGGCAGCCTGCACGACGTGGGCCCGCTGGCGAGCAGCGAGGAACTGGTGGCCTACCTCGTACGGGACCTGGAGCCGCTGCTCGACCGGCCCTTCGCCTTCTTCGGACACAGCATGGGTGGGCTCGTCGGGTACGAACTGGCCCGCCAACTCGCCGCCGAAGGTCGGCAGGTTCCGTGCTGGCTGGGCGTCTCCTCCTGGGGCGGGCCCCGGGCCGCTGGCCACGCGGGGTCGCGGGCGACCGAGGCCGGCGAACCGGCCGGCGGCGCGGGCCTGGCCCGGCACCTGTTGCCGGACCCCGAACTGCGCGACTGGCTGCGGTCGGTGGGCGGCACGCCGCCGGAACTGCTCGACGACGACGGCCTGTGGGCGATGTTCGCCCCCACCTTCCGGGGCGACTTCTCGGTGGTGGACACGTGGCGCCCGGCGCCAGGCGCCACGCCGCCGCCCGTACCGCTCACCGTCTTCGGCGGCGACGCCGACGCCGTGGTGCCGCCCGCGCGGCTCGCCGGCTGGGCCGAGCACACCCCGCACTTCCAGGGCCTGCACCTGCACCCGGGCGACCACTTCTACCTCCGCGACCACGAGCGGGCGGTGGCACGGCAGATCACCGAGGCCCTCACCCCGCTGCTGCTCACCCCGGCCGCTCCACCCCAGCCCCGCTGA
- a CDS encoding TauD/TfdA family dioxygenase — MTTAPTRVTPAATDRDDGPLRTTRLNGRIGAVIEGVRLGGDLDAATVAAIRERVLAHKVVFFRRQHHLDGPRHEAFARLLGTPVAHPTVPSADGRYALSIASDHGGRANQWHSDVTFVPAYPAFSILRAEVIPPYGGNTLWANTATAYAELAEPLRALADSLRALHSNEYDYAAVQPDARDERLDQYHRVFTATSFTTEHPVVRVHPETGERTLVLGNFVQRVKGVPSRDSRLLIDLFQHHIERPENTVRWQWQEGDVAIWDNRATQHYGVDDSDDHPRVLRRITIDGEVAIGVDGRPSVLVSPRTLPAPPFGTPSGASTAGSPEAGAPGSADSPA, encoded by the coding sequence ATGACCACCGCGCCGACCCGTGTGACGCCCGCCGCGACCGACCGCGACGACGGCCCGCTCCGCACCACCCGCCTCAACGGCCGCATCGGCGCCGTCATCGAGGGGGTGCGGCTCGGTGGTGACCTGGACGCCGCGACCGTGGCGGCCATCCGGGAGCGTGTCCTCGCGCACAAGGTGGTCTTCTTCCGCCGCCAACACCACCTGGACGGGCCGCGACACGAGGCGTTCGCCCGGCTGCTCGGCACGCCCGTCGCCCACCCCACCGTCCCCTCCGCTGACGGCCGTTACGCGCTGAGCATCGCCTCCGACCACGGGGGCCGGGCCAACCAGTGGCACAGCGACGTCACCTTCGTCCCCGCCTACCCGGCCTTCTCCATCCTGCGCGCCGAGGTCATCCCGCCCTACGGGGGCAACACGCTGTGGGCCAACACCGCCACCGCGTACGCCGAACTCGCCGAGCCGCTGCGCGCCCTCGCCGACAGCCTGCGGGCCCTGCACTCCAACGAGTACGACTACGCCGCCGTCCAACCCGACGCCCGGGACGAGCGACTCGACCAGTACCACCGGGTCTTCACGGCCACCTCGTTCACCACCGAGCACCCCGTGGTGCGCGTGCACCCGGAGACCGGCGAACGCACCCTGGTGCTCGGCAACTTCGTGCAGCGCGTCAAGGGGGTGCCCAGCAGGGACTCGCGCCTGCTCATCGACCTGTTCCAGCACCACATCGAGCGCCCGGAGAACACCGTGCGCTGGCAGTGGCAGGAAGGCGACGTGGCCATCTGGGACAACCGGGCCACCCAGCACTACGGGGTGGACGACTCGGACGACCACCCGCGCGTCCTGCGTCGGATCACGATCGACGGGGAGGTCGCCATCGGCGTGGACGGGCGGCCGAGTGTGCTGGTGAGTCCGCGGACACTGCCCGCGCCACCGTTCGGCACCCCCTCGGGGGCCTCGACGGCGGGATCGCCGGAGGCCGGCGCGCCCGGTTCGGCGGACTCGCCCGCCTGA
- a CDS encoding STAS domain-containing protein yields MSEQHELPYAIRRWTFDRFLIIELHGEIDILVAAANTDLLAGQDLDRQPDVVVDLTGVTFIDCSGLGVLCQLANRLRRRGRLLRLVVADSFTLRLLRATRLTEVFLIHDSLSAAVSHSDGAAEVPAS; encoded by the coding sequence ATGTCCGAGCAGCACGAACTCCCCTACGCGATCAGGCGTTGGACCTTTGACAGGTTCCTGATCATCGAGCTCCACGGCGAGATAGACATCCTCGTCGCCGCCGCGAACACCGACCTCCTCGCAGGTCAGGACCTGGATCGGCAGCCGGATGTGGTGGTCGACCTGACCGGGGTCACCTTCATCGACTGCAGCGGCCTGGGCGTGCTGTGCCAGCTCGCCAACCGCCTGCGGCGCAGGGGTCGGCTGCTGCGGCTGGTGGTGGCCGACTCGTTCACGCTCAGGCTGCTCCGGGCCACCCGGCTGACCGAGGTCTTCCTGATCCACGACAGCCTCTCGGCCGCCGTGTCCCACTCCGACGGTGCGGCGGAGGTCCCGGCCTCCTGA
- a CDS encoding SDR family NAD(P)-dependent oxidoreductase encodes MTVAEESPAEEQGIDPDRLAACLDVLAELDRLPLDHPDAIAVRRATAGIYRTVKQRRRQERRAAKTAHDKAVTEATATGAADRIDDETMGIPLAATATTEIVGVLQRPRSCYICKTRYTEVDAFYHQMCQPCAKENRARRDARTDLSGRRALLTGGRAKIGMYIALRLLRDGAHTTITTRFPNDAIRRFKAMPDSAEWLHRLKIVGIDLRDPAQVVALADSVSAEGPLDILINNAAQTVRRSPRAYAELVAAEQAPLPAGELPAKEVFGHFGSGSHNELPGQAGRSDELTPNAITALALTSGSASLARIEAGNAIDAGGLVPDLDPTNSWIQRVHEVDPLELLEVQLCNVTAPFVLVSRLRPAMAAAPARRKYVVNVSAMEGQFSRGYKGAGHPHTNMAKAALNMLTRTSAQEMLETDGILMTAVDTGWITDERPHPDKVRLAAEGFHAPLDLVDGAARVYDPIVRGELGEDLYGCFLKDYAPSAW; translated from the coding sequence ATGACGGTGGCTGAGGAAAGCCCGGCCGAGGAGCAGGGGATCGACCCCGACCGACTCGCAGCCTGCCTGGACGTACTCGCGGAGCTCGACCGGCTGCCGCTCGACCACCCCGACGCGATAGCCGTGCGGCGGGCCACGGCCGGGATCTACCGGACGGTGAAGCAGCGCCGCCGCCAGGAGCGGCGCGCCGCCAAGACCGCCCACGACAAGGCCGTCACCGAGGCCACCGCCACCGGCGCCGCCGACCGCATCGACGACGAGACGATGGGCATCCCGCTGGCCGCCACCGCGACCACCGAGATCGTGGGCGTGCTCCAGCGACCCCGGTCCTGCTACATCTGCAAGACCCGGTACACCGAGGTGGACGCCTTCTACCACCAGATGTGCCAGCCGTGCGCCAAGGAGAACCGGGCCCGGCGCGACGCCCGTACCGACCTGAGCGGTCGGCGGGCGCTGCTCACCGGTGGCCGCGCCAAGATCGGCATGTACATCGCCCTGCGGCTGCTGCGGGACGGCGCGCACACCACCATCACCACGCGCTTCCCCAACGACGCCATCCGCCGCTTCAAGGCGATGCCCGACAGCGCCGAGTGGCTGCACCGGCTGAAGATCGTCGGTATCGACCTGCGGGACCCGGCCCAGGTGGTCGCGCTGGCCGACTCGGTGAGCGCCGAGGGTCCGCTGGACATCCTCATCAACAACGCGGCCCAGACCGTGCGCCGCAGCCCGCGCGCCTACGCCGAGCTGGTCGCCGCCGAGCAGGCGCCGCTGCCGGCCGGCGAACTGCCCGCCAAGGAGGTGTTCGGCCACTTCGGCAGCGGCAGCCACAACGAACTGCCCGGGCAGGCCGGCCGCTCCGACGAGCTGACCCCGAACGCCATCACCGCCCTTGCGCTGACCAGCGGCTCGGCCTCACTGGCCCGTATCGAGGCCGGCAACGCCATCGACGCCGGTGGCCTGGTGCCCGACCTGGACCCGACCAACAGTTGGATACAGCGGGTTCACGAGGTGGACCCGCTCGAACTCCTCGAAGTCCAACTCTGCAACGTCACCGCGCCGTTCGTCCTGGTCAGCCGGTTGCGCCCGGCGATGGCCGCGGCGCCGGCACGCCGCAAGTACGTGGTGAACGTCTCCGCCATGGAGGGCCAGTTCAGCCGCGGCTACAAGGGCGCGGGGCACCCGCACACCAACATGGCCAAGGCCGCCCTCAACATGCTCACCCGCACCAGCGCCCAGGAGATGCTGGAGACCGACGGCATCCTGATGACCGCCGTCGACACCGGCTGGATCACCGACGAGCGGCCCCACCCCGACAAGGTCCGGCTCGCCGCCGAGGGCTTCCACGCGCCGCTCGACCTGGTGGACGGCGCCGCCCGGGTCTACGACCCGATCGTGCGCGGCGAACTCGGCGAGGACCTGTACGGCTGCTTCCTCAAGGACTACGCGCCCTCCGCCTGGTAG
- a CDS encoding L,D-transpeptidase, producing MRVNESNEQGSHVSRRRKVGRRVGVLLGIAGLTVPLSVALGSGTAQAASACTAKAGPYQKQAEKFLGRPVDGKQSAADCRAIRSFQTAHAISPNIGYAGPVTRNMMDLVGKQRAAGKNPNKAKKCPTSRGRIACVDLSRQLSWIQDGKKLVYGPVPVRTGRNGHETRTGSKKVYWRNINHWSTLYHVRMPYSQFFDGGQAFHAISGNVWSAPGSHGCVNMRTADAKKYWSLLRNGDDTFVYGRKPGT from the coding sequence ATGAGAGTGAACGAGAGCAACGAGCAGGGCTCACACGTCAGTAGACGTCGCAAGGTGGGCCGCCGGGTGGGGGTGTTGCTGGGCATCGCCGGTCTGACGGTGCCGCTCAGCGTCGCGCTGGGCAGCGGCACCGCGCAGGCCGCGAGCGCCTGTACGGCCAAGGCGGGGCCGTACCAGAAGCAGGCCGAGAAGTTCCTCGGCCGGCCGGTGGACGGCAAGCAGTCGGCCGCCGACTGCCGGGCCATCCGCTCCTTCCAGACGGCGCACGCCATCTCCCCCAACATCGGGTACGCGGGGCCGGTCACGCGAAACATGATGGACCTGGTGGGCAAGCAGCGGGCGGCGGGCAAGAACCCCAACAAGGCGAAGAAGTGCCCCACTAGCAGGGGACGCATCGCCTGCGTGGACCTGAGCCGCCAGTTGAGCTGGATCCAGGACGGCAAGAAGCTGGTGTACGGGCCGGTGCCGGTGCGTACCGGGCGCAACGGCCACGAGACCCGCACCGGGTCCAAGAAGGTCTACTGGCGCAACATCAACCACTGGTCGACGCTGTACCACGTGCGCATGCCCTACAGCCAGTTCTTCGACGGCGGGCAGGCGTTCCACGCGATCAGCGGCAACGTGTGGTCGGCGCCGGGTTCGCACGGTTGCGTCAACATGCGCACGGCCGACGCGAAGAAGTACTGGAGCCTGCTTCGGAACGGCGACGACACGTTCGTCTACGGCCGCAAGCCCGGCACCTGA
- a CDS encoding transcriptional regulator, giving the protein MAVTATERLDAAVRRLTPRPDDNRLVPLVAAGTAPLGAIATLALEQYRIIDSDRRAFLHLAQRSVGSPTISTFFAAMADGEYIAMSRLHDLAAACGLDQATVRDYRPRAGCQAYPAYLAWLALNAEPANVVLALVANFTAWGKYCAAVSHGLRVHYGFDARGRGFFDFFAQPVPGDGERALAAVRAGLDSGLLTEAADHYGDLVLSYELMFWNTLADIATTRPPR; this is encoded by the coding sequence ATGGCCGTGACCGCGACGGAGCGGCTCGACGCGGCGGTGCGACGGCTGACGCCGCGACCGGACGACAACCGGCTGGTGCCGCTCGTGGCGGCGGGCACGGCACCGCTGGGCGCCATCGCCACGCTCGCCCTGGAGCAGTACCGCATCATCGACAGCGACCGGCGCGCCTTCCTCCACCTCGCGCAGCGCTCCGTCGGCTCCCCGACCATCAGCACCTTCTTCGCCGCGATGGCGGACGGCGAGTACATCGCCATGAGCCGGCTGCACGACCTGGCCGCCGCCTGCGGGCTCGACCAGGCGACGGTGCGCGACTACCGGCCCCGCGCCGGATGCCAGGCCTACCCCGCCTACCTGGCGTGGCTGGCGCTCAACGCGGAGCCCGCCAACGTCGTGCTCGCCCTGGTCGCCAACTTCACCGCCTGGGGAAAGTACTGCGCCGCGGTCTCCCACGGGCTGCGCGTCCACTACGGCTTCGACGCGCGGGGCCGCGGCTTCTTCGACTTCTTCGCCCAACCGGTGCCCGGCGACGGCGAACGGGCGCTCGCCGCCGTGCGGGCCGGCCTCGACAGCGGGCTGCTGACCGAGGCGGCGGACCACTACGGCGACCTCGTCCTCAGCTACGAGCTGATGTTCTGGAACACGCTCGCCGACATCGCGACGACCCGGCCGCCCCGCTGA
- a CDS encoding pyridoxamine 5'-phosphate oxidase family protein, which yields MTTSWNDVRQAAPELADWVEARFATYKHHVLATLRADGSPRVTGLEVAFLGGEAWLGMMWHSRKALDLRRDPRLAVHANPGPGAELPDGDARFGGRAVEVSEGAARAAYIAEIKPPEPFHLFRVDVREVARTRIVNGTLQLQTWRPGSGLRTVWPHEPDGAPEENWGAVQGKRG from the coding sequence ATGACGACGAGTTGGAACGACGTACGCCAGGCCGCCCCGGAACTCGCGGACTGGGTCGAGGCGCGCTTCGCGACGTACAAGCACCACGTCCTGGCTACTCTGCGCGCCGACGGGTCGCCCCGGGTGACCGGTCTTGAGGTGGCCTTCCTCGGCGGCGAGGCGTGGCTGGGCATGATGTGGCACTCCCGCAAGGCGCTGGACCTGCGCCGCGACCCGCGCCTCGCGGTGCACGCCAACCCGGGACCCGGCGCGGAGCTGCCGGACGGGGACGCCCGGTTCGGCGGGCGGGCCGTCGAGGTGTCCGAGGGCGCGGCGCGCGCGGCGTACATCGCCGAGATCAAGCCACCGGAGCCGTTCCACCTCTTCCGCGTCGACGTGCGCGAGGTGGCCCGTACCCGCATCGTGAACGGCACTCTCCAGCTCCAGACCTGGCGGCCCGGAAGCGGGCTGCGGACCGTGTGGCCGCACGAGCCGGACGGTGCGCCGGAGGAGAATTGGGGCGCGGTCCAGGGGAAGCGGGGGTAG
- a CDS encoding helix-turn-helix domain-containing protein produces MHRLSVPAPNVLPFAIGTFDTIGPLSRATFPHRHTFYELLYVTSGTGTHVIEQVPWRLRPPHLCVIAPGQVHYWAGVRDLQGWVVLFTDDFLLAHPEDRAALRRLAERPWLHPDPATAPALASLISDMGREFRDREDGFITVLRSYLHVLVVRAQRLPGALPPEEEAVGRSTAVARQFSQLLTMHTRSGGAALSSRSTGGGSGGGRAAVRATVGAYAVRIGVSVGYLTEAVKRTTGRTPGQLIREAEIREAKRLLAATGLTVSQVAREVGFADPAYFCRFFRRETGLSPGDFRRQADRDPLPPAPSPGTGGNHHVRRTESIDRP; encoded by the coding sequence CTGCACCGCCTCTCGGTGCCGGCCCCCAACGTCCTGCCGTTCGCGATCGGCACCTTCGACACCATCGGCCCGCTGTCCCGGGCCACCTTCCCGCACCGGCACACGTTCTACGAGCTGCTCTACGTCACCTCCGGGACGGGCACCCACGTCATCGAACAGGTCCCCTGGCGGCTGCGACCACCCCATCTGTGCGTGATCGCCCCGGGCCAGGTGCACTACTGGGCCGGCGTGCGTGACCTACAGGGGTGGGTCGTCCTGTTCACCGACGACTTCCTGCTGGCCCACCCGGAGGACCGGGCCGCGCTGCGCCGGCTGGCCGAGCGGCCGTGGCTGCACCCCGACCCCGCCACGGCGCCGGCGCTCGCGTCGCTCATCTCCGACATGGGTCGGGAGTTCCGCGACCGCGAGGACGGGTTCATCACGGTGCTGCGCTCCTATCTGCACGTGTTGGTCGTCCGCGCCCAGCGGCTGCCCGGCGCGCTGCCGCCCGAGGAGGAGGCCGTCGGCAGGTCGACCGCCGTGGCCCGGCAGTTCTCCCAGTTACTGACGATGCACACGCGCAGCGGGGGCGCCGCGCTCTCCTCGCGCTCCACCGGGGGCGGCAGCGGTGGGGGACGGGCCGCCGTGCGCGCGACCGTCGGGGCGTACGCCGTGCGGATCGGGGTCTCGGTGGGCTATCTGACCGAGGCCGTCAAGCGCACCACCGGACGCACCCCCGGCCAACTGATCCGGGAGGCGGAGATCCGCGAGGCCAAGCGGCTGCTCGCGGCCACCGGCCTGACCGTCAGCCAGGTCGCCCGCGAGGTGGGCTTCGCCGACCCGGCGTACTTCTGCCGCTTCTTCCGCCGCGAAACGGGGCTCAGCCCGGGGGACTTCCGCCGTCAGGCGGACCGCGACCCGCTGCCACCGGCGCCTTCTCCGGGGACCGGAGGGAATCACCACGTTCGCCGAACCGAGTCCATCGACCGGCCCTGA
- a CDS encoding dioxygenase, translated as MTRKTLLKAALAAAPLPIVLGGVSWAKDDRTPSGQPLAPTPYCDDNDSPTPPQMEGPYFKPNSPRRTSLLEAGVTGTKLTLTGYVFGLACRPIANALLDFWQADVRGAYDNRGFRLRGHQYTDAQGAFKLETIVPGLYPGRTRHIHVKVQAPNRPILTTQLYFPGEPGNNSDPIFHPALLMNISNGGGGKLAKFDFLLNVNQRSGR; from the coding sequence ATGACCCGCAAGACGCTGCTCAAGGCGGCGCTCGCGGCGGCCCCCCTGCCGATCGTGCTCGGCGGCGTCTCCTGGGCGAAGGACGACCGGACGCCCTCGGGGCAGCCGCTCGCGCCCACCCCGTACTGCGACGACAACGACAGCCCGACGCCGCCGCAGATGGAAGGCCCGTACTTCAAGCCCAACTCGCCCCGGCGCACCTCGCTGCTGGAGGCGGGGGTGACGGGCACCAAGCTGACGCTGACCGGCTACGTGTTCGGCCTCGCGTGCCGGCCCATAGCCAACGCGCTGCTCGACTTCTGGCAGGCGGACGTGCGCGGCGCGTACGACAACCGCGGCTTCCGGCTGCGCGGTCACCAGTACACCGACGCCCAGGGCGCCTTCAAGCTGGAGACCATCGTCCCGGGCCTCTACCCGGGCCGCACCCGGCACATCCACGTCAAGGTGCAGGCCCCGAACCGGCCCATCCTCACCACCCAGCTCTACTTCCCGGGTGAGCCGGGCAACAACAGCGACCCGATCTTCCACCCGGCGCTGCTGATGAACATCTCCAACGGTGGCGGCGGCAAGCTGGCGAAGTTCGACTTCCTGCTCAACGTCAACCAGCGGAGCGGTCGCTGA
- a CDS encoding VOC family protein yields the protein MILALVLDCSDPDALAPFWAQALGYRVVRANAPYVALGDPHGVGPELLLQRVPEPKRGKNRMHLDLRVPRMEPELARLRALGARAVRGPFDDEGWLTTVLLDPEGNEFCVLEVPPDEAHPADQRPDAAESPAPDGPSS from the coding sequence ATGATCCTCGCCCTCGTGCTCGACTGCTCCGATCCGGACGCGCTGGCCCCGTTCTGGGCGCAGGCGCTCGGCTACCGGGTGGTCCGCGCTAACGCGCCCTACGTCGCCCTCGGCGATCCCCATGGCGTCGGCCCCGAACTGCTGTTGCAGCGGGTGCCCGAGCCCAAACGCGGCAAGAACCGGATGCACCTGGACCTGCGGGTGCCCAGGATGGAACCCGAACTGGCCCGGCTGCGCGCCCTCGGCGCGCGAGCGGTACGCGGCCCCTTCGACGACGAAGGGTGGCTGACGACGGTTCTGCTGGACCCGGAGGGCAACGAGTTCTGCGTGCTGGAGGTGCCGCCGGACGAGGCGCACCCCGCCGACCAGCGGCCCGACGCGGCCGAAAGTCCCGCGCCGGACGGCCCGTCGAGCTAG
- a CDS encoding DUF6328 family protein, with translation MPGGSGRQESQDERADRRWVELLQEVRVAQTGVQILLAFLLTVAFTPRFPDLSDTNRNIYVVTVLLGAATTGALIAPVSIHRFVTGWGVKPQTVIWASRCTLIGLILLLCTLGSALLLILRVVVTDAMAGWLVGAVLVWFTCCWFLPAYWLRRNGRGREPDRAKERR, from the coding sequence ATACCGGGAGGCAGCGGGCGGCAGGAGAGTCAGGACGAGCGCGCGGACCGGCGGTGGGTCGAACTCCTGCAGGAGGTGCGCGTCGCGCAGACGGGCGTGCAGATCCTGCTGGCGTTCCTGCTCACGGTCGCCTTCACGCCGCGCTTCCCCGACCTGTCGGACACCAACCGCAACATCTACGTGGTCACCGTGCTGCTCGGCGCCGCGACCACCGGCGCGTTGATCGCCCCGGTCTCCATCCACCGCTTCGTCACCGGCTGGGGCGTCAAGCCACAGACCGTGATCTGGGCCTCCCGCTGCACGCTGATCGGCCTGATCCTGCTGCTGTGCACGCTCGGTTCGGCACTTCTGCTCATCCTGCGCGTGGTGGTCACCGACGCCATGGCGGGCTGGTTGGTGGGCGCCGTGCTGGTCTGGTTCACCTGCTGCTGGTTCCTGCCGGCGTACTGGTTGCGCCGCAACGGGCGCGGGCGCGAGCCGGATCGGGCGAAGGAGCGCCGCTAG